The following proteins are co-located in the Pedobacter sp. FW305-3-2-15-E-R2A2 genome:
- a CDS encoding serine hydrolase domain-containing protein, with translation MNLTTINRAVIGSALSSIFLLTNVQAQEKQFDQDRLLKIDALIQRQISAKHIPGATALVLKDGKVVYEKAFGYADVESKRKMQTDDIFRIASQSKAITSLGVMMLWEEGKFLLDDPISKYIPAFKAPSVLKAYDAQSKTYTTIAAKREITVRDLLRHTSGIAYPAVFSDPTMAKIYEQAGVPSGIGTTAGTLKEKMELLGRQPLQHQPGEAFTYGLNIDLLGYLIEIWSGQALDVFMENRIFRPLEMKDTYFHLPLEKQKRLVSLYESRADNELVKVNHPLYEGVDPNFPKLKGSYLSGGAGLSATTRDMANFYSLYLNKGLFNGKRLIGGKTMELMLQNQLGNEVRISAMPPQPENFQFSLAGFALETAKNDYLSPLSQGAFGWGGAFNTHGWADPKEGLIAILFTQEYLSPYFSIGEEFQIALYQALNN, from the coding sequence ATGAACTTAACAACGATAAACAGGGCTGTGATCGGCAGCGCTTTGTCCTCCATTTTCCTGCTGACCAATGTACAGGCACAGGAAAAACAGTTTGACCAGGATAGATTACTTAAAATTGATGCCCTGATTCAGCGTCAGATCAGTGCGAAACACATTCCTGGCGCTACAGCATTGGTGCTAAAGGACGGAAAGGTGGTGTATGAGAAAGCATTTGGCTATGCTGATGTGGAAAGCAAGAGAAAGATGCAGACCGACGATATTTTCAGGATTGCTTCCCAGTCAAAGGCTATTACCAGTCTGGGGGTAATGATGCTTTGGGAAGAAGGAAAGTTTCTGCTCGACGATCCCATTTCCAAATATATCCCGGCATTTAAAGCGCCTTCTGTATTGAAAGCTTATGATGCGCAGTCGAAAACCTATACCACTATAGCTGCAAAACGGGAAATTACGGTGCGTGATCTCCTGCGACATACCTCCGGAATTGCTTATCCGGCCGTTTTCAGCGATCCAACGATGGCTAAGATCTATGAACAGGCAGGCGTTCCTTCGGGAATTGGTACCACTGCCGGTACATTAAAAGAGAAAATGGAATTGCTGGGCAGGCAGCCTTTGCAACATCAGCCCGGCGAAGCTTTTACCTATGGTCTCAATATTGATTTGCTGGGTTACCTCATTGAAATATGGAGCGGACAAGCGCTGGACGTCTTTATGGAAAACAGGATCTTCCGGCCCCTGGAAATGAAGGATACTTATTTTCATCTTCCCCTGGAAAAGCAAAAAAGATTGGTGAGCCTGTACGAAAGCAGGGCGGACAATGAACTGGTTAAGGTAAATCATCCATTGTATGAGGGAGTTGATCCGAATTTCCCCAAGCTTAAAGGCAGCTATCTTTCAGGAGGAGCAGGGTTAAGCGCTACCACAAGGGATATGGCCAATTTCTACAGCCTCTACCTGAACAAAGGGTTGTTTAATGGCAAGAGGCTGATTGGAGGGAAGACCATGGAACTAATGTTGCAAAATCAGCTGGGAAATGAGGTCAGGATTTCGGCCATGCCTCCGCAACCGGAGAATTTTCAGTTTAGCTTAGCTGGTTTCGCACTGGAAACGGCAAAGAACGATTACCTTTCTCCCTTAAGTCAGGGAGCATTCGGTTGGGGAGGCGCATTTAATACACATGGATGGGCAGATCCAAAAGAAGGCCTGATTGCAATCCTGTTTACACAGGAATATCTTTCCCCTTATTTTAGTATCGGAGAAGAATTCCAGATTGCCCTTTATCAGGCCCTCAACAATTAA
- a CDS encoding MFS transporter: MNNKTIKARTGMPLALWALTISAFGIGTTEFVIVGLLPTVANDLSISIPSAGLLVSFYAIGVAIGAPVLTALTNKFPRKPLLIYLMLLFVAGNLLAGISTGFIPLVLARIVTGFAHGVFFAVGATIAAALVPADKRASAIAIMFAGLTVAMAIGVPLGTMIGQHFGWRATFLGVAGLGLVGLLANLILLPGNIKNEAAAPIKEQFGILGNKKLLLAFLTTIFNYGGVFLVFTYLSPLLTELTGMSKDMVNLMLLVYGVAIAVGNIIGGKLANKMPLKALLWMLVLQAAVLLVFSFTVHHTIPAVITLFVVGALSFGTVPASQLFVVQTAERINPSMANVASAFNIASFNAGAALGAYAGGWVVSSTLGLAAAPWVGAIFVLFSIVLVLLSAKEEKVTAPNFNTIETVVSTAK; this comes from the coding sequence ATGAACAACAAAACAATAAAAGCCAGAACCGGAATGCCGCTTGCCCTCTGGGCTTTAACAATTAGCGCATTCGGCATCGGCACTACAGAATTTGTCATCGTAGGTTTATTGCCTACTGTGGCCAACGATTTATCCATTTCTATTCCTTCAGCAGGATTGCTGGTCAGTTTTTATGCGATAGGGGTCGCGATTGGGGCTCCGGTTTTAACCGCCCTGACCAATAAATTTCCCCGCAAACCTTTGCTGATTTACCTGATGTTACTTTTTGTCGCAGGTAATTTGCTGGCAGGAATTTCAACAGGCTTTATTCCATTGGTACTGGCAAGGATCGTGACCGGATTTGCACATGGAGTATTTTTTGCCGTTGGCGCCACCATTGCAGCAGCATTGGTTCCTGCTGATAAGCGTGCCAGTGCCATTGCCATTATGTTTGCCGGTTTAACAGTCGCAATGGCCATTGGTGTTCCGCTGGGAACCATGATTGGGCAGCATTTTGGCTGGCGCGCTACTTTTCTTGGCGTAGCAGGGCTGGGCTTGGTTGGATTACTGGCAAACCTGATTTTATTACCCGGAAATATCAAAAATGAAGCTGCCGCACCTATAAAAGAGCAATTCGGGATTCTGGGAAATAAGAAATTATTACTCGCCTTTCTGACCACCATATTTAATTATGGAGGGGTATTTCTTGTTTTCACTTACCTCTCTCCGTTGTTGACGGAGTTAACCGGGATGTCTAAGGATATGGTCAACCTGATGCTGCTTGTCTATGGTGTAGCAATTGCTGTGGGCAATATTATTGGTGGGAAACTCGCTAATAAAATGCCGCTTAAAGCATTGTTATGGATGTTGGTCTTACAGGCAGCGGTGCTCCTGGTTTTCAGTTTTACTGTGCATCATACCATTCCTGCAGTGATCACTTTGTTTGTTGTAGGTGCCTTATCTTTTGGTACAGTTCCGGCATCTCAACTATTTGTCGTTCAGACTGCAGAGCGAATCAATCCCTCCATGGCAAACGTGGCCTCGGCTTTTAATATTGCCTCATTTAATGCAGGTGCGGCTTTAGGCGCATACGCAGGTGGATGGGTGGTTTCATCTACTTTAGGTTTAGCAGCGGCACCATGGGTTGGGGCGATTTTCGTCCTGTTTTCTATTGTACTCGTCTTGCTCAGTGCGAAAGAAGAAAAAGTGACTGCCCCAAATTTCAATACTATTGAAACAGTGGTTTCAACAGCTAAGTAA
- a CDS encoding LysR family transcriptional regulator: MVNLEWYRTFKAIYHTGTLTGAAQELLISQPNVSQHLSALEAHIGKQLFERKPRRMVPTDYGKLFYTQIIEAMEKLENVEAEFRYIRSSNIPLTCIGAPKEFFYTLLSPEISKAPANFVFEFGLTKNLMEKLGKGKLYFVIATHCSDEKDIVYEPIREENFVLVANAQLDTKEFDTYIANGETDKAEKWLCEQNWYAYSSDLAIIRRFWLENFKKRPSIKPRFIIPDFNSILKGISKGNGLTIASDYLVRELLEKKELKEIWKSHKPTTNTIYLCYDKNRATTGQIEMVRKLVQKQ; this comes from the coding sequence ATGGTAAATTTAGAATGGTACCGGACATTTAAGGCGATCTATCATACCGGCACTTTAACAGGTGCGGCACAGGAGCTCCTGATTTCTCAACCCAATGTGAGCCAGCATCTCTCTGCACTGGAAGCGCATATCGGGAAACAACTATTTGAGCGAAAGCCAAGAAGAATGGTCCCTACAGACTATGGGAAGCTATTTTACACCCAAATTATTGAGGCGATGGAGAAATTGGAAAATGTGGAAGCCGAGTTCCGGTATATCCGTTCCTCCAATATCCCCCTCACCTGTATTGGTGCCCCGAAAGAGTTTTTCTATACCCTTTTAAGTCCGGAGATCAGCAAAGCACCTGCAAATTTCGTTTTCGAATTCGGGCTGACTAAAAATCTGATGGAAAAACTGGGTAAAGGCAAGCTTTATTTTGTCATTGCAACGCATTGCAGTGATGAGAAAGACATTGTTTACGAACCCATCAGAGAGGAAAACTTTGTGCTCGTTGCCAATGCGCAACTGGATACAAAGGAATTTGACACCTATATCGCCAATGGCGAAACTGATAAAGCGGAAAAATGGCTCTGTGAGCAAAACTGGTATGCTTACAGCAGTGACCTTGCCATCATCCGCCGGTTCTGGCTGGAGAACTTCAAAAAAAGACCGTCCATAAAACCTCGTTTTATCATTCCTGATTTCAATTCCATTCTCAAAGGCATCAGCAAAGGAAACGGATTGACCATCGCTTCTGATTACCTCGTCAGAGAATTACTCGAAAAAAAGGAACTCAAAGAAATCTGGAAAAGCCATAAACCCACTACAAACACCATTTACCTTTGCTACGATAAAAACAGGGCCACCACCGGGCAGATTGAAATGGTAAGAAAACTGGTGCAAAAACAATAG
- a CDS encoding serine hydrolase domain-containing protein, protein MTRIFTLCLLFSLLSLSVIGQDHQLVLRGKIMTALAEEKLAGAVWSTVDSNGVVLADAYGTKSFGSKRPLSTADRVQVGSVTKTLLATGIFRLVTINKLNLDTPIEKILPGIRFENQWASSNPVTLRHLLDHTSGMEDLRFWQLFSKKVNPNTQLMDNFSRDPSVLHIYTKPGTQFAYSNMGYTLLGMIIEAVTKQRYEDYLDNFLLTPLGMTRSTFHFVTQQGENADKDLAMGHLEEMRPQPTVPMYLRPAGQFTTTAYDMGIFIRFLLSDGSLNGIPFIREDLLRAMGSPAASEAIAQGLEIGYSGGLMKRDFNKVIGYAHSGNTIGYHAMLYLFPSEKKGFFISHNMDSETADYEVFNKILLQSLNLRKVKEQAVAEMPADISKWKGNYIAVRDQIKSFAYLDFLAGFVTILPQKEQIIFRQFQKDDKVLSPTGHHLFKSADKMRSSHAFYTDAAGNQLISTGFRTFKKINSLYLWAMWLSFLLGVLAIFYLFLNGLVKLITQRMAFLKQLSSIPFLSIFLLSIPVALFMNQDFTALGDVTPASLSLAILTSILPIAMIAGIWAHFKDKKPAKTSGITLLALIFALQLFVVLICWGMVPFLLWA, encoded by the coding sequence ATGACCAGGATCTTTACGCTCTGCCTTCTTTTTAGCCTCCTCTCTCTTTCCGTTATTGGCCAGGATCATCAACTGGTGTTGCGTGGTAAAATTATGACCGCTCTCGCTGAAGAAAAACTGGCAGGTGCAGTATGGTCTACCGTAGATAGTAACGGTGTAGTTTTAGCCGATGCTTATGGCACCAAATCTTTCGGATCAAAACGCCCATTGTCTACCGCAGACCGGGTGCAGGTAGGTTCAGTCACCAAAACACTTTTAGCAACGGGCATTTTCAGACTGGTGACGATCAATAAATTAAATCTGGATACCCCGATAGAGAAAATATTACCCGGAATCAGATTTGAAAACCAATGGGCTTCCAGCAATCCGGTAACCCTGCGCCACTTATTAGACCATACTTCAGGCATGGAGGACTTAAGGTTCTGGCAATTGTTCAGTAAGAAAGTGAATCCCAATACCCAGCTGATGGATAATTTTAGCAGAGACCCTTCCGTTCTGCACATTTATACCAAACCGGGTACGCAGTTCGCCTATTCCAATATGGGATATACCCTATTGGGAATGATCATTGAAGCGGTTACCAAACAGCGCTATGAAGATTACCTCGATAATTTTCTTTTGACACCACTGGGCATGACCAGAAGTACCTTCCACTTTGTGACACAACAAGGCGAAAATGCGGACAAAGATCTGGCTATGGGGCATCTGGAAGAAATGAGGCCACAACCAACGGTTCCAATGTACCTCAGACCAGCCGGACAATTTACCACGACGGCTTATGATATGGGAATTTTTATCCGATTCCTGCTGAGTGATGGCAGCCTGAACGGCATTCCCTTTATCCGGGAAGACCTGCTCCGCGCTATGGGGAGCCCTGCTGCAAGCGAAGCCATTGCACAAGGCCTTGAAATTGGCTATAGCGGCGGACTCATGAAGCGGGATTTCAATAAGGTCATCGGATATGCGCATTCCGGCAATACCATCGGCTACCATGCCATGTTATACCTCTTTCCATCTGAAAAGAAAGGTTTCTTTATTTCCCATAACATGGATAGTGAGACAGCGGATTATGAAGTGTTCAATAAAATACTCCTTCAGTCGCTGAACCTCCGAAAAGTAAAAGAACAGGCAGTGGCGGAAATGCCCGCAGACATCAGCAAATGGAAAGGCAATTATATCGCGGTAAGAGACCAGATCAAGTCTTTCGCTTACCTGGACTTCCTCGCGGGATTTGTAACCATCCTTCCCCAAAAGGAGCAGATTATCTTTCGCCAGTTTCAAAAGGACGACAAAGTATTGAGCCCTACCGGTCATCACCTTTTCAAATCAGCCGACAAAATGAGATCCTCCCATGCCTTTTATACTGATGCAGCAGGAAATCAATTGATCAGCACCGGCTTTAGAACGTTTAAAAAGATCAATTCTCTATATTTATGGGCAATGTGGCTGAGTTTCCTCCTGGGTGTCCTCGCAATATTTTACCTGTTCCTCAACGGATTGGTAAAACTGATTACCCAAAGAATGGCCTTTTTGAAACAGCTGAGTTCAATTCCTTTTCTTTCCATCTTCTTGTTATCGATTCCCGTAGCCTTATTTATGAACCAGGACTTTACGGCACTCGGAGATGTGACTCCGGCAAGTCTTAGCCTGGCCATTCTGACTTCAATACTCCCCATTGCCATGATTGCAGGCATCTGGGCGCATTTCAAAGATAAAAAACCTGCTAAAACCTCAGGAATAACACTCCTCGCATTGATTTTTGCGTTGCAGCTCTTTGTCGTACTGATCTGCTGGGGCATGGTTCCTTTCCTGCTCTGGGCTTAA
- a CDS encoding VOC family protein has translation MAAINPYLNFEGQTEEAFNFYKSVFGGEFQVIQRFKDMPEGDKMSAEDGNKIMHVSLPIGNGNVLMGTDTLESMGQKLNVGNNFSISVSTDSEAESDQIFNALVAGGEVVMPLEKAFWGAYFGMLTDRFGIQWLVNFDYGKEK, from the coding sequence ATGGCAGCAATTAATCCTTATTTGAATTTTGAAGGACAGACCGAAGAAGCATTTAATTTTTACAAATCTGTATTCGGCGGAGAATTTCAAGTGATTCAACGATTTAAAGATATGCCCGAGGGAGATAAGATGTCTGCTGAGGATGGAAATAAAATCATGCACGTTTCTTTACCGATTGGAAACGGAAATGTACTGATGGGGACCGACACCTTAGAGTCGATGGGGCAAAAACTGAATGTGGGCAATAATTTCTCTATCTCCGTTAGCACGGATAGCGAAGCAGAGTCTGATCAGATTTTCAACGCACTTGTAGCAGGTGGTGAAGTGGTGATGCCATTGGAGAAAGCTTTCTGGGGTGCATACTTTGGAATGCTGACGGATAGATTTGGTATTCAGTGGTTGGTAAACTTTGATTACGGAAAAGAAAAATAA
- the hmpA gene encoding NO-inducible flavohemoprotein → MLSTSEIGLIKATVPILREHGVLLTQHFYKRMFSHNPELQHVFNMGNQKNGSQQTALALAVLAYAEHIENPSVLLPVLQRIGDKHTSLQISAAQYDIVGKHLLASIAEVLGAAATEELITAWAKAYGQLADLMINLEKSIYLQKAAVKGAWTGWRKFIIDQKTPESDEITSFYLRPEDGLEVAMHQPGQYLSVKVFIPASGIYQPRQYSISSAPDGHYYRISVKKELGTADKEDGTVSNYLHNVLQEGDVLEASTPAGDFVLNTTQRSPLVLLSGGVGQTPFVSIMDFLSRADQQRQVRWAHACRSENVHAFRDQVKTWDAEHDWFEHVVFYENAQKEDKNTRSGRMDVTEISEMLLIPEADYYLCGPKPFIEKTIADLSALGVNRKKLFFEEFGPQTIQMN, encoded by the coding sequence ATGCTTAGTACATCAGAAATTGGCTTAATTAAAGCCACAGTCCCAATTTTAAGAGAACATGGAGTATTGCTAACCCAACATTTCTATAAAAGGATGTTCAGTCATAATCCTGAACTTCAACATGTTTTTAACATGGGAAACCAAAAAAACGGCAGCCAGCAAACCGCATTGGCACTCGCTGTTCTTGCCTATGCGGAACACATTGAAAACCCGTCTGTACTGCTCCCCGTTCTTCAAAGAATAGGCGATAAACATACCAGTCTGCAGATCAGTGCAGCTCAATACGACATTGTTGGCAAGCACCTCCTCGCCTCCATCGCTGAAGTCCTTGGCGCAGCAGCAACAGAAGAACTGATCACCGCATGGGCAAAAGCATACGGCCAGCTGGCAGACCTCATGATCAATCTCGAAAAATCGATATACCTGCAGAAAGCGGCCGTTAAGGGGGCCTGGACGGGCTGGAGAAAGTTCATTATTGATCAGAAAACACCTGAATCAGATGAGATCACCTCTTTTTACCTGCGCCCGGAAGATGGACTGGAAGTTGCCATGCACCAACCCGGTCAATACCTGAGCGTTAAGGTCTTTATCCCCGCATCAGGCATTTATCAGCCGAGACAATACAGCATCTCTTCTGCACCTGATGGGCATTATTACCGCATTTCTGTAAAGAAAGAACTGGGCACTGCCGACAAAGAAGATGGCACAGTATCCAATTACCTGCACAATGTACTTCAGGAAGGAGATGTATTGGAAGCAAGTACTCCTGCCGGTGATTTCGTCCTGAACACCACTCAGCGCTCTCCTCTTGTACTTTTAAGCGGCGGTGTAGGTCAAACTCCTTTTGTATCTATTATGGACTTCCTGAGCCGCGCAGATCAGCAACGCCAGGTTAGATGGGCACATGCCTGCAGGTCTGAAAACGTACATGCCTTTCGCGATCAGGTAAAAACCTGGGATGCCGAACACGATTGGTTTGAACATGTTGTATTCTATGAAAACGCTCAGAAAGAAGATAAGAACACACGATCGGGACGAATGGATGTCACTGAAATCAGCGAAATGCTCCTGATACCGGAAGCAGATTATTATCTTTGCGGCCCTAAGCCCTTTATAGAAAAAACGATTGCTGATCTTTCCGCTTTAGGAGTAAATCGCAAAAAGCTGTTTTTTGAAGAGTTTGGTCCACAAACCATTCAAATGAATTAA
- a CDS encoding Rrf2 family transcriptional regulator: protein MKLNQFTDYGLRILMYMSRKPEHLPATTITELADRFGISRNHLVKVVQFLSNQQIIAAQRGRGGGLRLFAAPETYRIGKLVRLLEQDEDLINCQNPLCILAGDCGLKNILDGGMEALYLYLDRYTLDDISKPAVSKTLQSLFSDLPDQKI, encoded by the coding sequence ATGAAACTGAATCAATTTACAGATTACGGATTGAGAATTCTGATGTACATGAGCCGTAAGCCGGAACACCTTCCTGCCACGACCATTACAGAACTCGCCGACCGCTTCGGAATCTCAAGAAACCATCTCGTTAAAGTGGTTCAGTTTCTTTCTAATCAGCAAATTATAGCTGCACAAAGAGGCAGAGGCGGGGGCTTACGCCTGTTCGCAGCTCCTGAAACTTACAGGATCGGTAAACTGGTCCGGTTGCTGGAACAGGATGAAGACCTGATCAATTGTCAGAACCCACTTTGTATTCTTGCCGGCGACTGCGGACTTAAAAATATACTTGATGGAGGAATGGAGGCATTATACCTCTATCTGGACAGGTATACCCTGGACGACATCAGCAAACCTGCAGTCAGTAAGACCCTGCAATCCCTGTTTTCTGATCTCCCTGATCAAAAAATTTAA
- a CDS encoding GNAT family N-acetyltransferase → MLHIYNATSSDFPIIQEIAYVTWPDTFGAILSKEQISYMLEMMYSTASLTEQTSKKGHQFLLVKDETKHLGYASYELNYKGLSKTKIHKIYILPEAQGKGVGKLLMNSITAIAKENQDTILSLNVNRDNSAFDFYKNIGFEKVGEENIDIGDGFLMEDFIMDKKLV, encoded by the coding sequence ATGCTTCATATTTACAACGCAACTTCCAGCGATTTTCCCATCATTCAGGAGATCGCCTATGTAACATGGCCGGATACTTTCGGTGCCATTTTATCCAAAGAACAGATCAGTTACATGCTCGAAATGATGTACAGTACGGCATCACTAACGGAGCAAACCTCTAAAAAAGGACACCAATTCCTTCTTGTGAAAGACGAAACAAAGCATTTAGGTTACGCCTCTTACGAATTAAATTACAAAGGTTTATCAAAAACAAAAATCCATAAAATCTATATCCTTCCTGAAGCTCAGGGCAAAGGTGTAGGCAAATTACTGATGAACAGCATCACAGCCATTGCCAAAGAAAATCAGGATACCATTTTATCCTTAAATGTGAACCGGGACAATTCTGCTTTTGATTTCTATAAAAACATAGGCTTTGAAAAAGTTGGAGAAGAAAACATAGATATCGGAGATGGTTTCCTGATGGAAGATTTTATAATGGACAAAAAACTAGTTTAA
- a CDS encoding AAA domain-containing protein gives MEYFKKLLDLLKIEREEDLRSYLKLTESSSVAERRANGLSWYPVAIRGSEMSRGDYLTVEIERTTHQELSHQLRFGASAVLFSNHDAKDRVEGTITHQSGNKLKITLKTDELPDWTRDGKLGIDVLFDNNSYDEMQAALKQAAISMDSTEDQRLVKILTGVSSPTFSNQIPHYAIPLLNEVQQQAVDKILSAQELAIVHGPPGTGKTTTLVQAIKALIKQDHQQILVVAPSNTAVDLLTEKLDEQGLNVLRVGNPARVSEKLLSLTLDGRMAEHPSMKQARAFKKQANEFKNMAHKYKRNFGRAEKEQRKALFDEAHKIMKEVGNTEQYIIDDLLSKAQVVTATLVGANHYTIRGLKFHTVVIDEAGQALEPACWIPILKAKKVIFAGDHCQLSPTIKSNEAAKSGLSTTLLEKSVTAHPESVILLEEQYRMHETIMGYSSKVFYENKLKAHQSVANHRLFADDMPLAFVDTAGCGFEEKSEGTSTTNPEEAAFLFKHLTQMVEQLSAHYTVEEFPSIAVISPYKQQIFLMKELLQHSPLLKAYGDKISVNTIDSFQGQERDLVYISMTRSNNEGTIGFLSDTRRMNVAMTRARKKLVVIGDSATLSRLPFYSDFIGYAETHNAYQSAWEFADI, from the coding sequence TTGGAATATTTCAAAAAGCTCCTTGACTTACTAAAAATAGAGCGCGAAGAAGACTTAAGGTCTTACCTAAAATTAACCGAATCGTCTTCTGTCGCAGAGCGACGGGCCAATGGACTTTCCTGGTATCCAGTTGCCATCAGAGGCTCCGAGATGAGTCGTGGCGACTATTTAACGGTAGAAATAGAACGTACTACCCACCAGGAACTCTCCCATCAGCTTCGTTTTGGCGCTTCGGCGGTATTGTTCTCTAACCACGATGCAAAAGACCGTGTAGAAGGAACCATCACCCACCAAAGCGGTAATAAGCTTAAAATTACGTTAAAAACAGATGAGTTGCCAGACTGGACACGTGATGGTAAGCTGGGAATCGACGTCTTGTTTGACAACAACAGTTACGATGAGATGCAGGCGGCCTTAAAACAGGCAGCCATTTCAATGGACAGTACTGAGGATCAGCGATTGGTAAAAATCCTGACGGGTGTAAGCAGCCCTACCTTTTCTAATCAGATCCCTCATTATGCCATCCCCTTACTAAATGAAGTACAACAGCAGGCGGTAGATAAAATCCTTTCCGCACAGGAGCTGGCCATTGTCCATGGCCCTCCGGGAACGGGAAAAACAACCACCCTGGTACAAGCCATCAAAGCATTGATCAAGCAGGATCACCAGCAAATTCTGGTGGTTGCACCCAGCAATACGGCTGTCGACCTGCTGACCGAAAAACTGGATGAACAAGGTTTAAATGTACTTCGGGTAGGAAATCCGGCCAGGGTATCAGAGAAATTGCTCTCCCTCACCCTCGATGGCAGGATGGCTGAGCATCCGAGCATGAAACAAGCGCGTGCATTTAAGAAACAGGCCAATGAATTCAAAAACATGGCCCATAAGTATAAGCGGAATTTTGGAAGGGCAGAAAAAGAACAGCGCAAAGCCCTTTTTGATGAAGCACATAAGATCATGAAGGAAGTCGGCAATACAGAGCAGTACATCATCGATGATCTGTTAAGCAAAGCTCAGGTAGTTACCGCGACTCTGGTTGGAGCCAACCACTATACCATCAGAGGTCTTAAATTTCATACGGTCGTGATTGATGAAGCCGGACAAGCCCTTGAACCCGCTTGCTGGATCCCCATCCTGAAAGCAAAAAAAGTAATATTTGCCGGTGATCATTGCCAGCTCTCCCCAACCATAAAATCCAACGAGGCGGCAAAAAGCGGATTAAGTACTACATTACTTGAAAAATCAGTAACAGCTCACCCTGAATCAGTTATTCTACTAGAAGAACAGTACCGAATGCACGAAACCATTATGGGTTATTCGTCAAAGGTCTTTTATGAAAACAAATTAAAAGCACATCAGTCGGTAGCCAATCACAGGTTGTTTGCGGATGACATGCCCCTTGCTTTTGTAGATACTGCAGGCTGTGGATTTGAGGAAAAATCAGAAGGAACCAGCACCACCAATCCGGAGGAAGCTGCTTTCCTGTTCAAGCACCTGACACAAATGGTGGAACAACTGAGCGCCCATTACACGGTCGAAGAATTCCCAAGTATTGCCGTGATCTCGCCTTATAAACAGCAGATCTTCCTGATGAAAGAACTCCTGCAACACTCGCCCCTGCTGAAAGCTTATGGAGACAAGATCTCCGTGAATACCATCGATAGTTTTCAGGGACAGGAACGGGACCTGGTTTATATCAGCATGACAAGGAGCAATAATGAAGGAACCATTGGCTTCCTTTCCGACACGCGCAGGATGAATGTGGCCATGACCAGAGCAAGAAAGAAACTGGTCGTAATCGGTGATAGTGCCACACTTTCAAGATTGCCTTTTTACAGTGATTTCATTGGCTACGCAGAAACACATAACGCTTACCAAAGTGCCTGGGAGTTTGCAGATATTTAG
- a CDS encoding DUF2141 domain-containing protein, whose protein sequence is MMRYILVLALFFGLQKGYAQQGQLKITIPNIDKIEGKIQVSLYNSKDKFIKKGQEYKSQIRNVKSNSETFIFKNLPVGVYAVALYHDENSDGKCNTNLIGIPKEGYGFSQNFKPSLSAPKFDDTKFKLENETEISVKLIY, encoded by the coding sequence ATGATGAGATACATCTTGGTACTGGCCCTTTTTTTCGGCCTTCAAAAAGGTTACGCACAACAAGGGCAGTTGAAAATAACGATTCCAAACATTGATAAAATTGAAGGGAAGATACAGGTCAGTCTGTATAATAGTAAAGATAAATTTATAAAGAAGGGGCAGGAATACAAATCCCAGATCAGAAACGTTAAGTCAAATTCTGAAACCTTTATTTTTAAAAATCTTCCGGTAGGAGTGTATGCGGTTGCGCTTTACCATGATGAAAATTCCGACGGCAAATGCAATACGAATTTGATCGGAATTCCAAAGGAAGGCTATGGCTTTTCACAGAATTTTAAGCCATCTTTATCAGCTCCTAAGTTTGACGACACGAAATTTAAGCTGGAAAACGAAACTGAAATTAGTGTTAAACTTATATATTAG